The following are encoded in a window of Ignavibacteriales bacterium genomic DNA:
- a CDS encoding T9SS type A sorting domain-containing protein: MTTIKKFVLITLIVSISTVKIFAQRDNHVIMVIIDGARYSETLGDPLVRYVPHMYQLSQQGVVVDTMLNDNITLTKRAIPAIWCGSWSTPKDTVVNGVANQYATVPTLWEYFRKNRGVDSTHAMYIMKMLTTPWIQSFYYDYGQKYWPWYVLQGTTDLDVWQNAKSKLQMYHPELTVIYLPDVDSSPASGWSAYTQSIMIADSIVGMIWDFVQSDPVYQNTTTLLVTNDHGRHLDNIQDGFKSHGDNCFGCQHVMFLGVGLGMPKGVHTSTRRSIIDITPTIGSLLNFPTPYATGKTIMEIMTSVDSEILDKVPSNMIHLEQNYPNPFNPNTIIRFSLPKTTYVTLKIYDAVGRKVSQLLSQEMNAGSYQTEWNAAGCASGVYYYRITVGDYAETKKFLLLK; this comes from the coding sequence ATGACGACGATAAAAAAGTTCGTTTTAATTACTCTAATTGTTAGTATTTCCACTGTTAAAATATTTGCGCAAAGAGATAACCATGTTATTATGGTGATTATAGATGGGGCTCGGTACTCTGAAACACTTGGTGACCCGCTTGTAAGATATGTACCTCACATGTACCAACTGTCACAGCAAGGTGTGGTAGTTGACACAATGCTTAATGATAATATTACACTTACTAAGCGTGCCATTCCTGCAATATGGTGCGGCTCTTGGTCAACACCAAAAGATACGGTTGTAAACGGTGTTGCTAACCAATATGCAACTGTCCCAACTTTATGGGAGTATTTTCGAAAGAATCGAGGAGTGGATTCAACTCACGCAATGTATATTATGAAGATGTTGACAACTCCATGGATACAAAGTTTCTATTATGATTACGGCCAAAAGTACTGGCCATGGTATGTTCTTCAGGGAACAACGGATTTGGACGTATGGCAAAATGCAAAATCGAAGCTTCAAATGTATCATCCGGAGCTTACGGTGATCTATCTGCCTGATGTGGATTCATCCCCAGCAAGTGGTTGGTCTGCTTATACACAATCAATTATGATAGCCGACAGTATTGTTGGGATGATTTGGGATTTCGTACAAAGCGATCCAGTCTATCAAAATACAACGACCTTATTGGTAACTAATGATCATGGCCGACATCTCGACAATATTCAAGATGGATTCAAAAGCCATGGTGATAATTGCTTTGGATGCCAGCATGTCATGTTTCTAGGTGTTGGTTTAGGTATGCCGAAGGGAGTCCATACATCAACTCGGCGTTCAATCATAGATATCACACCAACAATAGGATCTCTTCTAAATTTTCCAACTCCATATGCCACAGGCAAAACTATAATGGAAATTATGACTTCAGTAGATTCAGAAATACTGGATAAAGTACCAAGCAATATGATACATCTTGAACAGAATTATCCTAATCCATTCAACCCAAATACAATCATAAGATTTTCACTTCCCAAAACAACTTATGTAACATTGAAAATTTATGATGCAGTGGGACGAAAAGTGTCACAACTTTTATCACAAGAGATGAATGCAGGTTCGTATCAAACAGAATGGAATGCAGCTGGTTGTGCAAGTGGTGTTTACTATTATAGAATAACAGTGGGAGATTATGCTGAAACAAAAAAATTTTTATTACTAAAATAG